GCGGGGTCCGAGTACAGCTGGTGGTCCCCCTCGATGTCGCGCTCCTCTAAGAGCGTCTTGTGCTCGTAGGGCGACGAGATGGAGACGCCGACCACGGTGGCGTCCTGGTGCCACCCGCGGTCGCGGATCTCGTTCCAGACGTAGGTGGCGGGGAACGCCCCGTCCATCGCGTGGAAGACCAGGACAACGGGCCCGTCGCTCTCGGCACACAGCGCCGACAGCGAGACGTCCTCCCAGAACTCGTCGTTGACGAGCGGCCGGGTGAAGTCGGGTGCGGTGTCGCCCGCCTCGGGATGGTTCGCCTCGCCGAGCTCGACGACCTCGAAGTCGAGGTCCATCAGGCGGCCCCCTCCTCGCCGTACGTGTTGTCAAGGTACTCGACGATGTTGGCGCTCTCGCTCATCGTGACACCGGTGTTCTCGTCGACGATGGCCGGGACCGTCCGCTTCCCTGAGAGTCGCTTGACGACGTCCCGGTCCGAGTGCATCGGCTCGATGAACCGCGAGCGGTAGTCGAGGTCGTACTGGTTCAGGCGCCGGACGACGCGCTCACAATACGGACAGGCCTGCAGTCGGTACAGTGTGATGTCGGGCTCGCTCATACGGCTGCGCGTACGTGGGAGGCGCTGGTAAGGGCTTCGCCACCTGTCTGCCTATGACAAGCCTTAATCCGCGTCCATTACAACTCAAACCGTCGATGGCTCTGGACCCACCCACGGTGACGATGCTTACTGCAGCGATGCTTCAATCCGTCGAGTTCGGCGGCGTCACCCTCTCCCGGAGCCTCATAATGGCGGTGGGCTCCGCCACGATCGTCGTGCTCATCCTGCTTTCGGCCTTCTTCTCCTCCTCGGAGATCGCGATGTTCTCCCTGCCGGCCCACCGCGCCGAGGCACTCGTCGAGGACGGCGTCCCCGGCGCACAGACGCTCAAAGCGCTGAAAGCCGACCCGCACCGGCTCCTGGTCACCATCCTGGTCGGGAACAACCTGGTCAACATCGCGATGTCCTCGATTGCGACGGGGCTGCTCGCGATGTACCTCTCACAGGGCGAGGC
This DNA window, taken from Haloarcula ordinaria, encodes the following:
- a CDS encoding redoxin domain-containing protein is translated as MDLDFEVVELGEANHPEAGDTAPDFTRPLVNDEFWEDVSLSALCAESDGPVVLVFHAMDGAFPATYVWNEIRDRGWHQDATVVGVSISSPYEHKTLLEERDIEGDHQLYSDPANDVAESYGIAMELDGMAGIAEPRPAVFVLDGERTVEYAWVAQQWPDFPDYDTVEAQL
- a CDS encoding glutathione S-transferase N-terminal domain-containing protein, whose amino-acid sequence is MSEPDITLYRLQACPYCERVVRRLNQYDLDYRSRFIEPMHSDRDVVKRLSGKRTVPAIVDENTGVTMSESANIVEYLDNTYGEEGAA